In the genome of Raphanus sativus cultivar WK10039 chromosome 4, ASM80110v3, whole genome shotgun sequence, one region contains:
- the LOC108832473 gene encoding uncharacterized protein LOC108832473 — MPHDDALIITIELAGAVFSKVLIDSGCVANLLSHDTLERINRPDLAINKYAPPLYSVGGGSRVPLLRNIAIVVKTYDLEQETEFSVMHDLSPFDAVLGRPWLQQMKAVPSIYHQCVKFISVRH; from the coding sequence ATGCCCCACGACGATGCTCTGATCATCACAATAGAACTCGCCGGCGCGGTTTTCTCAAAAGTTCTCATTGATTCCGGGTGCGTAGCCAATCTGCTATCGCATGATACCCTCGAGAGAATCAATCGACCTGATTTAGCGATCAATAAATACGCTCCCCCTCTCTACAGCGTTGGAGGTGGAAGCAGGGTGCCCCTATTAAGAAACATAGCGATCGTCGTTAAGACATACGACCTCGAGCAAGAAACAGAGTTTTCTGTGATGCACGACCTCTCACCGTTCGACGCCGTCTTAGGACGACCGTGGCTCCAACAAATGAAAGCGGTCCCCTCGATTTATCACCAATGCGTAAAGTTCATATCTGTTAGGCACTAA